A stretch of the Bacillus sp. B-jedd genome encodes the following:
- a CDS encoding protein adenylyltransferase SelO, with protein MAKVIGWNFDNSYTQLPDVFYTLQNPKPVSAPRLAVFNSPLAERLGLNPDALKSEDGIAVLAGNQVPEGASPLAQAYAGHQFGHFTMLGDGRAVLLGEQITPQGERLDIQLKGPGRTPYSRGGDGRAALGPMLREYIISEAMHALGIPTTRSLAVVETGEPVYRETELPGAILTRVAASHLRVGTFQYASGRDEVENLRALADYAIQRHYPDIESHEDKYLSLLKEVIQRQASLIAKWQLVGFIHGVMNTDNMTISGETIDYGPCAFMDTYDPATVFSSIDREGRYAYGNQPYIGVWNLARFAESLLPLLHDNMDEALKIANEAIGGFAKLFQRNWHDGMSAKLGLFNEEPEDEALIEDLLAMMEKYRADYTNTFRALTFDKPEETALDGKEGFAEWLERWEARLGRQNEPPEKSRQLMRQSNPAVIPRNHRVEEALEAAVTNGDYSVLGKLLHVLADPYAYTTEQEEYCVVPALSGRPYRTFCGT; from the coding sequence ATGGCAAAAGTTATTGGCTGGAATTTTGATAATAGTTATACCCAATTGCCTGACGTCTTTTATACATTGCAAAACCCGAAGCCGGTCAGCGCTCCTAGGCTGGCGGTTTTCAATAGTCCGCTAGCGGAGCGGCTTGGCTTGAACCCGGATGCACTGAAAAGTGAAGATGGCATCGCCGTACTCGCCGGAAACCAGGTCCCGGAAGGTGCTTCACCGCTTGCCCAGGCGTATGCAGGCCACCAGTTCGGCCATTTCACGATGCTTGGCGACGGACGCGCAGTGCTTCTCGGCGAACAAATCACCCCTCAAGGGGAAAGGCTGGACATCCAACTCAAAGGACCGGGCAGGACGCCATATTCCCGCGGCGGAGATGGACGCGCGGCTTTGGGCCCGATGCTCAGGGAATATATCATCAGTGAAGCGATGCACGCGCTCGGCATCCCGACGACCCGGAGCCTCGCAGTCGTGGAAACCGGTGAGCCGGTCTACCGCGAGACTGAACTGCCAGGGGCGATTCTCACCCGGGTTGCCGCAAGCCACCTCCGGGTCGGGACGTTCCAATATGCCTCAGGCAGGGATGAAGTTGAAAATCTGCGGGCGCTCGCTGATTATGCAATCCAGCGGCACTATCCTGATATCGAGTCTCATGAAGACAAATATTTATCGCTGTTGAAGGAAGTCATCCAGAGGCAGGCGAGCCTGATTGCAAAGTGGCAGCTTGTCGGGTTTATTCACGGTGTCATGAATACCGACAATATGACGATCAGCGGGGAAACGATTGATTATGGCCCATGCGCGTTCATGGATACGTATGATCCGGCGACCGTGTTCAGTTCGATTGACCGGGAAGGCCGATATGCTTACGGCAACCAGCCGTATATCGGCGTCTGGAACCTTGCTCGTTTCGCTGAATCACTTCTCCCTCTGCTTCATGATAATATGGATGAGGCATTGAAAATAGCGAATGAAGCGATTGGCGGTTTTGCAAAGCTGTTTCAGAGGAATTGGCATGACGGCATGAGTGCAAAACTAGGCTTGTTCAATGAGGAACCGGAGGACGAGGCCCTGATTGAGGACCTTCTCGCGATGATGGAAAAATACCGCGCCGATTATACGAACACATTCCGGGCATTAACGTTTGATAAGCCTGAAGAGACAGCCCTAGACGGAAAAGAAGGATTTGCTGAATGGCTTGAACGGTGGGAGGCCAGGCTCGGCAGGCAAAACGAACCTCCTGAAAAATCCCGGCAATTGATGAGGCAAAGCAATCCGGCCGTTATCCCAAGGAACCACCGGGTCGAGGAAGCGCTCGAAGCCGCCGTCACAAACGGCGATTACAGCGTCTTGGGAAAATTGCTTCACGTGCTCGCTGACCCTTACGCCTACACCACCGAACAGGAAGAATACTGCGTAGTGCCAGCGCTGTCGGGCAGACCATACAGGACATTTTGCGGGACATAA
- a CDS encoding DUF4179 domain-containing protein → MEKLHLDVKRMVDSIPVPEYKLNATVEAAIEIGKNQRKRSFMNKQNALASIAAVFILAIGTLLISSYDRNSLTGQSEKIIPYEDSIFYQASLDEGLKRMAMEGRTKDLLLVAEDQGIKVFLEKGYLDNKQLALSYRLEFAENADLKAKTLEKTDISTMLLVDGLSKGPSGYSGMPTKDVIEKGWVMTFDATKGIPSNPELELRIDSINGIQGNWDFKFKLKKEEEYIAVSDTPEKNDKNGNSFSVNHAELTPTNLQLRTTTQVKLEKEMPKYSFLEFSIVAPGNNGFTHIIKMHGRSSNKDNVYSGLLPSDLTLNEQIDIPRETNSYSYKIVPYIFTFKGEETADKSGIMADEYYTPFKAGTVLEGKSDIKAVAIKTDQEKTVVTYDMALNPVVPKFPVIADREKTQWLTASSFREKDGYVEVVYPKVENPDEVEFVLWDTSYILFPELEIDLKLK, encoded by the coding sequence ATGGAAAAACTTCACCTAGATGTTAAGCGGATGGTTGACAGTATTCCTGTTCCGGAATATAAGCTTAACGCCACGGTCGAGGCTGCGATCGAAATTGGAAAAAACCAAAGAAAACGTTCTTTTATGAATAAGCAAAACGCATTAGCAAGCATTGCCGCAGTTTTTATCCTGGCAATTGGGACTCTTTTGATTTCATCTTATGACAGAAATTCATTAACTGGACAATCTGAGAAAATCATACCTTACGAAGATAGTATTTTTTACCAAGCCTCACTGGATGAAGGTTTAAAAAGAATGGCCATGGAGGGACGGACAAAAGACTTATTACTTGTTGCAGAGGATCAGGGGATTAAGGTCTTTTTGGAAAAGGGCTACCTCGATAACAAGCAATTGGCCCTTTCGTATCGCCTTGAGTTTGCAGAGAACGCAGACCTTAAAGCAAAAACATTGGAAAAGACTGATATCTCCACGATGCTCTTGGTCGATGGATTATCGAAAGGCCCCTCCGGCTACAGCGGTATGCCAACAAAGGATGTCATTGAAAAAGGGTGGGTCATGACATTTGATGCCACAAAGGGCATCCCCTCCAACCCCGAGCTCGAGCTTCGTATCGATTCCATTAATGGGATACAGGGAAATTGGGATTTCAAATTTAAGTTAAAAAAGGAAGAGGAGTATATCGCTGTCTCCGACACCCCTGAAAAAAACGACAAAAACGGCAATTCTTTTTCCGTCAACCATGCGGAATTAACTCCTACGAATTTACAGCTCCGCACTACTACACAAGTCAAATTGGAAAAGGAAATGCCAAAGTATAGTTTTCTAGAGTTCTCAATAGTTGCTCCTGGAAATAATGGTTTCACACATATTATAAAAATGCATGGTCGAAGCAGTAACAAGGATAATGTGTATAGTGGCCTGTTGCCTTCCGACCTAACCTTAAACGAACAAATAGATATCCCTAGAGAAACAAACAGCTATTCATATAAGATCGTTCCATATATTTTCACTTTTAAAGGAGAAGAAACAGCCGATAAATCAGGAATTATGGCGGATGAATATTATACTCCTTTCAAGGCGGGAACCGTATTGGAGGGTAAGTCCGATATTAAGGCCGTAGCGATTAAAACCGATCAGGAAAAGACAGTGGTCACTTATGATATGGCCCTAAACCCTGTCGTACCTAAATTCCCAGTCATTGCGGACCGCGAAAAAACTCAATGGCTGACCGCAAGTTCCTTCAGGGAAAAAGACGGCTACGTTGAGGTGGTCTATCCAAAGGTGGAAAATCCAGATGAGGTGGAATTTGTATTATGGGATACTTCCTATATCCTGTTTCCAGAACTTGAAATTGATTTGAAGCTGAAATAG